One Lasioglossum baleicum chromosome 6, iyLasBale1, whole genome shotgun sequence genomic window carries:
- the Smf gene encoding small ribonucleoprotein particle protein SmF, translating into MAATMPINPKPFLNGLTGKPVMVKLKWGHEYKGYLVSVDGYMNLQLANTEEHIDGNCTGNLGEVLIRCNNVMYIRGVEEEDEEGEMKD; encoded by the coding sequence ATGGCTGCGACAATGCCAATTAATCCAAAACCATTCTTAAATGGTTTGACTGGAAAACCTGTGATGGTTAAACTAAAATGGGGCCACGAATACAAAGGTTATCTGGTCTCTGTCGATGGGTATATGAATTTGCAATTGGCCAACACCGAGGAGCATATAGATGGAAATTGTACTGGCAATCTTGGCGAAGTTTTAATCAGGTGTAATAATGTTATGTACATACGAGGCgtggaagaagaagacgaagaaggagAAATGAAAGATTAA
- the LOC143209789 gene encoding type 1 phosphatidylinositol 4,5-bisphosphate 4-phosphatase isoform X2, whose product MVERKEGERQPLLKKEYDNYSSHSNESQVTVNTVSPIGPDELPPPYESLPGGCLPMVTCRVCQAMIDISGKRDQHVVKCCQCNEATPIRNAPPGKKYVRCPCNCLLICKSSSQRIACPRPNCKRIINLAPSPITPPVLCLPGMCRVCCAHCHDTFLFNTLTNALARCPHCRKISSVGPDFARGRAIAFLIAGIIALIIAIAVTVGTNVYARTRGGIYVVYVGAFLLALLCLGRSIYYFTMKISLIEGPM is encoded by the exons ATGGTAGAGCGCAAGGAGGGCGAGCGACAGCCATTATTAAAAAAGGAATATGATAATTACAGTTCACATAGCA ATGAAAGCCAAGTGACTGTTAACACAGTCTCCCCAATTGGTCCCGATGAACTACCTCCACCGTATGAATCACTTCCTGGCGGTTGTCTGCCTATGGTTACATGTAGAGTTTGTCAGGCGATGATAGATATATCTGGTAAAAGAGATCAACACGTTGTCAAATGTTGTCAGTGCAATGAAGCTACC ccCATAAGGAACGCACCGCCTGGAAAGAAATATGTCCGTTGCCCCTGTAATTGTTTATTAATATGTAAAAGCTCCTCACAACGTATCGCATGTCCAAGGCCAAATTGTAAACGTATTATTAATCTCGCTCCAAGTCCAATTACACCACCTGTTCTATGTTTGCCTGGAATGTGTAGAGTATGCTGTGCTCACTGTCATGATACATTTTTG TTTAACACGTTAACTAACGCATTGGCTCGATGTCCACATTGCCGAAAAATATCTTCTGTTGGTCCAGACTTTGCTAGAGGTCGAGCTATTGCATTCTTAATCGCTGGAATAATAGCATTAATAATTGCGATAGCTGTGACT GTTGGAACAAATGTGTATGCTAGAACTCGTGGTGGAATTTATGTAGTCTATGTCG GTGCATTTTTATTGGCACTTTTGTGTCTTGGACGCAGCATTTATtatttcacaatgaaaattagtTTGATAGAAGGCCCTATGTAG
- the LOC143209788 gene encoding leukocyte receptor cluster member 1: protein MNILPKKRWHVRTKENIARVRKDEAKAAEEERIKQERAQKAETEARIDFLREKARSKYDGREDTSKAEEASTSKLEHVNFFADLEQGIIDYNKPNAEHEKEKKEEKEKYEKQIGYLTYLGQDTNEATGKKNWYEELPRRITDTEKNIEVQPKKKALDDPIQDIRKYLNIMGAGSGEKSLKTKSVSIKRVKEESEDSDYDHKSGSSKKHKHKKSKKHKKDKHYSKETVNREKPTMDIAKLRAERLLREQSEKLRAEALLAKIRGDPVPVVAPETPSKPVIKQKYNSQFFPEIARQNAEKTPNVHSLKN from the exons ATGAACATTCTCCCAAAGAAAAG GTGGCATGTACGTACAAAAGAGAATATTGCTCGAGTGCGTAAAGATGAAGCAAAGGCTGCAGAAGAAGAGAGGATCAAACAAGAAAGAGCTCAGAAAGCT GAAACCGAAGCGAGGATTGATTTTCTGAGAGAAAAAGCTAGATCAAAGTATGACGGACGAGAGGATACATCTAAAGCGGAAGAAGCATCTACATCCAAATTGGAACATGTCAATTTCTTCGCTGATCTTGAGCAAGGAATAATTGACTATAATAAGCCTAATGCAGAACatgagaaagagaagaaagaggagaaagaaaaatacGAAAAGCAAATCGGTTACCTTACTTATCTTGGACAAGATACTAACGAGGCGACAGGCAAAAAGAATTGGTACGAGGAGTTGCCTAGAAGAATTACAGACACCGAAAAGAATATAGAAGTACAACCGAAAAAGAAGGCTTTGGATGATCCAATACAGGATATTAGAAAGTATTTGAATATTATGGGAGCTGGTTCTGGAGAGAAGTCATTGAAAACAAAATCGGTTTCTATAAAAAGGGTAAAAGAGGAATCGGAGGATAGCGATTACGATCATAAAAGTGGATCGTCGAAgaaacataaacataaaaaatCGAAGAAGCATAAAAAAGATAAGCACTACAGTAAAGAAACTGTAAATCGAGAAAAACCAACTATGGACATAGCAAAGTTAAGAGCAGAAAGATTATTGAGAGAACAAAGCGAGAAATTAAGAGCAGAAGCATTGTTGGCTAAAATAAGAGGAGATCCAGTACCAGTAGTGGCTCCAGAAACTCCTTCTAAACCTGTTatcaaacaaaaatataattcacAATTCTTTCCTGAAATTGCTAGGCAAAATGCTGAAAAGACACCCAATGTACATTCATTGAAGAATTAG
- the LOC143209789 gene encoding type 1 phosphatidylinositol 4,5-bisphosphate 4-phosphatase isoform X1 — protein sequence MVERKEGERQPLLKKEYDNYSSHSSEFLDESQVTVNTVSPIGPDELPPPYESLPGGCLPMVTCRVCQAMIDISGKRDQHVVKCCQCNEATPIRNAPPGKKYVRCPCNCLLICKSSSQRIACPRPNCKRIINLAPSPITPPVLCLPGMCRVCCAHCHDTFLFNTLTNALARCPHCRKISSVGPDFARGRAIAFLIAGIIALIIAIAVTVGTNVYARTRGGIYVVYVGAFLLALLCLGRSIYYFTMKISLIEGPM from the exons ATGGTAGAGCGCAAGGAGGGCGAGCGACAGCCATTATTAAAAAAGGAATATGATAATTACAGTTCACATAGCAGTGAGTTTCTAG ATGAAAGCCAAGTGACTGTTAACACAGTCTCCCCAATTGGTCCCGATGAACTACCTCCACCGTATGAATCACTTCCTGGCGGTTGTCTGCCTATGGTTACATGTAGAGTTTGTCAGGCGATGATAGATATATCTGGTAAAAGAGATCAACACGTTGTCAAATGTTGTCAGTGCAATGAAGCTACC ccCATAAGGAACGCACCGCCTGGAAAGAAATATGTCCGTTGCCCCTGTAATTGTTTATTAATATGTAAAAGCTCCTCACAACGTATCGCATGTCCAAGGCCAAATTGTAAACGTATTATTAATCTCGCTCCAAGTCCAATTACACCACCTGTTCTATGTTTGCCTGGAATGTGTAGAGTATGCTGTGCTCACTGTCATGATACATTTTTG TTTAACACGTTAACTAACGCATTGGCTCGATGTCCACATTGCCGAAAAATATCTTCTGTTGGTCCAGACTTTGCTAGAGGTCGAGCTATTGCATTCTTAATCGCTGGAATAATAGCATTAATAATTGCGATAGCTGTGACT GTTGGAACAAATGTGTATGCTAGAACTCGTGGTGGAATTTATGTAGTCTATGTCG GTGCATTTTTATTGGCACTTTTGTGTCTTGGACGCAGCATTTATtatttcacaatgaaaattagtTTGATAGAAGGCCCTATGTAG
- the LOC143209797 gene encoding chromosome transmission fidelity protein 8 homolog, translated as MIIPIKREGSLEEWAIIELQGDLKFDSTDIISKYIGDLHFSKSGIPILIIGIHVLHGKEVALPKPFAILEKKDNATDKMTDESQVKTEYIVKALVKKKLVFRSRPKPIITNVPKCN; from the exons ATGATCATACCGATTAAAAG AGAGGGCAGCCTCGAAGAATGGGCAATCATTGAATTACAAggcgatttaaaattcgattctaCAGATATTATAAGTAAATATATCGGAGATCTGCACTTTTCAAAATCTGGCATACCAATATTGATAATTGGTATTCACGTATTACATGGGAAAGAGGTTGCGCTTCCAAAACCGTTTGCTATTTTGGAAAAGAAAGATAATGCAACAGATAAAATGACAGACGAATCCCAAGTAAAGACCGAGTATATTGTAAAGGCTCTTGTGAAGAAAAAATTGGTGTTTAGATCAAGACCAAAACCTATTATAACAAATGTTCCAAAATGTAATTAA